The DNA segment GGCATTGATCTTTTTGGCGGAACAGTTCACAGCCAGGTACAGAGCCTGCCCCTGGGCATTGAGGGTGGGCACCACTTGACTGCCACCCATGGCCTGCCAGTTGCCCCAGTCCACCTGAAGGGGGCCATAGGTGCGCCAGTCAGCCGACTTGGCCAGGGTCTGCTGGGGCTTCGCAGCCTCGACCGGTTTGGCCTTGGCCACGGGTTTTTTGACCTGAACCGGTTTCGTTTGCACTGCCTTGGTTTGGACGGGTGTCGTCTTGGCTTGAGCCGTGGGCTGCACCGTCACAACCGGTCTGCCGGCGGTGACTGACGGTTCCGTTGTGGCGGGCTGCGCTTGGGTAGTGGAGGGTGTCTGGAAGGAGGGATCCGTCAGATACAGGCGCGTGCCCACCTCCACTTTGTTGGGGTCGCTCAGCTGGTTGATGCTGATCAGGCTGGCCACCGGCAGTTTGTAGGCCTTGGCGATTTGCGTGAGGGTCTGCCCTTTGGCAACGGTGTGTTCTGTGGCTCCTGGGATTGGGGTCACAGCCACCGGTTTGAAGGCCGGACGGGGCATCACGGCGTTGCTGGGGAGTCGCAGGGTCTGGCCAACCTCAACGTGGTTGGCATTGCGCAGGTTGTTGAGGGCCATCAGGTCGCGACTGCGGACCTGGTATTGGCTGGCAATGCTGCTGAGGGTTTCACCGCTGTTGACGCGATGGCGGCCGGAGCCTGCTGTCACCGTGGGTCCTGGCACCTGCAGGCGGCTCCCGGCTTGAACAAGGTCTGGGTTGCGGATCCCATTCATCCGCATCAGGGTGCCGACGCTCACCCCGTAGCGGTCGGCGATATCCGAAAGCGTCT comes from the Synechococcus sp. A15-62 genome and includes:
- a CDS encoding LysM peptidoglycan-binding domain-containing protein; the protein is MRRTALAALLLTAWFPLSATAASVKVRSGETLSDIADRYGVSVGTLMRMNGIRNPDLVQAGSRLQVPGPTVTAGSGRHRVNSGETLSSIASQYQVRSRDLMALNNLRNANHVEVGQTLRLPSNAVMPRPAFKPVAVTPIPGATEHTVAKGQTLTQIAKAYKLPVASLISINQLSDPNKVEVGTRLYLTDPSFQTPSTTQAQPATTEPSVTAGRPVVTVQPTAQAKTTPVQTKAVQTKPVQVKKPVAKAKPVEAAKPQQTLAKSADWRTYGPLQVDWGNWQAMGGSQVVPTLNAQGQALYLAVNCSAKKINATGSDGSWKTWEAPNNRFEQDLVKDRCQTKA